The following are encoded in a window of Spea bombifrons isolate aSpeBom1 chromosome 2, aSpeBom1.2.pri, whole genome shotgun sequence genomic DNA:
- the LOC128473905 gene encoding vomeronasal type-2 receptor 26-like, producing MFGLCLTPCKSATKNSESACKLQIRQAFDDYEYYQDGDVIIGGVFTVHSAVEHYQFTKAPLEHMICMAPFYLLYAHVRIFLFAIEQINKDTDILPNITLGYHFYDSCLDKRKAVKSVLQILSGPGKTVPNYSCSERGKVAGFIGDHYSVTTVPIAQILGIYGHTQISYGATDYSLSDRRVYPHFFRALQNEHVHLLIIADLLKYFGWTWVGIFTSNDDSGNQQSLILTKYLNDQGICVAYTIHSNKGIKNNLHHISEIVRKSSAQVIVICGALTYASISTLLALKDVFHRDFRLIIDLKFLNRFVAYRKFRMESIKSTIELLSKGDFLATLDLQDAHLHVPIRQESQKFLRVDSLQKGLFISSCKLFLLVLFQLQESSPNCCLGLFLPTRTIPFLGFILDTSCQKIFLLGDKIQNITSFTRLILSRRLSSLRQLMHLLGMMVSTRPALAWALLHICPSLQRSCGTSQTCSIKGLYSTRLLQVVSVAPERERLIQAGLYEEVAETMMKCRKQITNLRYEKIRKSFSWCANRQLQQDNVSISNVLDFLQAGFHKSLSPATLKVHVAVLSALLSEQLAVHLWISRFIHPTNDKERQLHCLDVRRCLNFYLQKTTPAQEKVLALQVQLTTNKQQPKTATRGSIHINVRVLLWIYHYIKNTDYVRGSNKPVPVFDQNGEYVRPYMITNLKYTSDSVRNDSHVGLYTPWYPSGQRLNINTHGMIWKTNNNEIPQSQCSNNCLPGQRKVQLFGIHSCCYDCVYCSEGEISNVTDSDNCLKCPVDEWPNEKKDRCIPKVVEFLSYTDDTLTAIMASVSVLFCLITLAVLRLFILHWNNYIVKANNRNLSFILLVSIMLSFLCVFLFLGRPVDITCILRQTSFGIIFSVAVSSVLAKTIMVCIAFKATRPGSKWNKCIGVKLPISIVLFCSFIQVLINIIWLIISPPFQEQDKHSYQGKIIIQCNEGSVTAFYSVLGYLGILAAVSFIIAFLARTLPDSFNEAKYITFSMLVFCSVWIAMIPVYLSTKGKYMVAVEIFAILTSNAGLLSCIFFPKCYIILFRPEMNSKTCMLKITD from the exons ATGTTTGGTCTGTGTTTGACACCTTGCAAATCTGCAACTAAAAACTCAGAATCGGCCTGTAAATTACAAATAAGGCAAGCATTCGACGACTATGAATATTATCAAGATGGAGATGTTATAATCGGAGGAGTGTTCACTGTACATTCGGCTGTGGAGCATTACCAATTTACAAAAGCACCTCTGGAGCACATGATCTGTATGGC GCCTTTCTACCTTTTGTACGCGCATGTCCGCATCTTTCTTTTTGCCATTGAACAAATTAACAAAGACACAGATATTTTACCAAATATCACGCTGGGATACCATTTTTATGATTCTTGCTTAGATAAAAGGAAGGCGGTAAAAAGTGTTTTACAAATTTTGTCTGGACCTGGGAAGACTGTCCCCAATTATTCCTGTTCTGAACGTGGGAAGGTGGCTGGTTTTATTGGAGATCACTATTCAGTCACCACTGTGCCCATAGCGCAAATACTCGGGATATATGGTCATACACAG aTCAGCTATGGAGCCACAGATTATTCATTAAGTGATCGACGTGTCTACCCGCACTTTTTTAGGGCACTACAGAATGAACATgtccatttattaataatagccGACCTTCTGAAATACTTTGGCTGGACCTGGGTTGGAATATTTACATCGAATGATGACAGTGGAAATCAACAAAGCCTTATTTTAACCAAATATCTCAATGATCAGGGTATTTGTGTTGCCTACACAATACATAGCAACAAGGGCATCAAAAACAATTTACATCACATCAGTGAAATTGTTAGAAAATCTTCTGCTCAAGTTATTGTGATTTGTGGAGCCTTAACATATGCTTCTATTAGCACACTGCTTGCCTTAAAAGATGTTTTTCACA GAGACTTCAGACTCATCATAGATCTCAAGTTTCTGAACCGTTTTGTGGCTTACAGGAAGTTCAGGATGGAGTCTATCAAGTCCACCATAGAGCTTCTTTCCAAGGGAGATTTTCTCGCTACTCTCGATCTTCAGGATGCCCATCTTCATGTTCCCATCAGGCAGGAGTCACAGAAGTTTCTTCGAGTGGACAGCCTACAAAAGGGACTCTTCATTTCCAGTTGCAAGCTCTTCCTTTTAGTCTTGTTTCAGCTCCAAGAGTCTTCACCAAACTGCTGTCTGGGATTGTTTCTTCCCACCAGAACGATTCCTTTCCTGGGGTTTATCCTGGATACTTCCTGTCAAAAGATCTTCCTGCTAGGGGACAAGATTCAGAATATCACCAGCTTTACCCGTTTGATTTTATCCAGACGTCTCTCCAGCCTGAGACAGCTCATGCACCTTCTGGGAATGATGGTGTCTACGAGGCCTGCCCTGGCATGGGCCCTTCTTCATATATGTCCA AGCCTCCAAAGAAGTTGTGGAACAAGCCAGACCTGCTCCATCAAGGGCCTGTACTCCACCCGCTTACTTCAAGTTGTCAGCGTGGCTCCTGAGAGGGAGAGATTAATTCAGGCTGGTCTCTACGAAGAGGTGGCTGAAACCATGATGAAGTGCCGGAAGCAAATTACCAACCTCCGGTATGAGAAGATCCGCAAGTCCTTCTCCTGGTGTGCTAACAGACAgctccagcaggataatgtctCCATCAGCAATGTCCTAGATTTCCTCCAAGCTGGTTTTCATAAAAGTCTGTCTCCAGCCACCCTGAAGGTCCATGTGGCAGTTCTTAGCGCTCTATTAAGTGAACAGTTAGCTGTTCACCTTTGGATCTCTCGTTTCAT TCACCCTACGAATGACAAGGAACGCCAGCTCCATTGCTTGGATGTGCGCAGGTGTTTGAACTTTTACCTACAGAAGACTACTCCGGCGCAAGAAAAGGTCTTAGCGTTACAAG TACAACTTACCACCAACAAGCAACAGCCTAAAACAGCTACGCGTGGTAGCATTCATATTAATGTTCGTGTGCTGTTATgg ATATATCATTATATCAAGAATACAGATTATGTACGGGGCTCGAACAAACCAGTGCCTGTTTTTGATCAAAATGGTGAATATGTTCGCCCTTACATGATTACAAATCTGAAATACACATCTGATTCAGTAAGAAATGACAGTCATGTAGGGCTGTATACACCATGGTATCCGAGTGGTCAGAGActtaatattaacacacatggGATGATATGGAAGACCAATAACAACGAG ATTCCACAATCTCAATGCTCAAATAATTGTTTACCTGGTCAGAGGAAAGTCCAGCTATTTGGAATACACTCCTGCTGCTACGACTGTGTTTATTGTTCAGAAGGAGAAATATCAAACGTTACTG ACAGTGACAATTGTTTAAAATGCCCAGTAGATGAATGGCCAAATGAGAAAAAGGATCGATGTATTCCCAAAGTGGTGGAATTTCTATCCTATACAGATGATACCTTGACTGCAATAATGGCATCTGTCTCAGTTCTCTTTTGCTTAATTACTCTGGCAGTACTGAGATTGTTTATTTTACACTGGAATAACTATATTGTTAAAGCCAATAACAGGAACCTCAGCTTCATCCTCCTTGTTTCCATAATGCTGagcttcctctgtgtgtttctgttccttgGACGGCCAGTGGATATAACCTGCATACTTCGCCAAACCTCCTTTGGAATCATCTTCTCCGTAGCTGTGTCTTCTGTGTTGGCCAAGACTATCATGGTCTGTATCGCTTTTAAAGCCACCAGACCTGGCAGCAAGTGGAATAAATGTATCGGAGTCAAACTGCCAATTTCTATAGTCTTGTTCTGCTCATTTATTCAAGTTCTAATTAATATCATTTGGTTGATTATTTCACCTCCCTTTCAGGAGCAGGACAAGCACTCTTATCAGGGAAAGATCATCATTCAGTGTAACGAAGGCTCAGTTACTGCCTTTTACTCTGtcctgggctatttggggatcCTGGCAGCTGTGAgctttattatagcttttttagccaggacattacctgacagttttaatgaggccaagtacatcaccttcagcatgctcGTGTTTTGCAGTGTTTGGATTGCAATGATCCCGGTGTATCTGAGCACCAAAGGGAAATACATGGTGGCTGTGGAGATCTTTGCCATATTAACCTCAAATGCGGGACTTTTGAGCTGTATATTTTTCCCTAAATGTTACATAATCCTTTTTAGGCCAGAAATGAATAGTAAGACATGTATGTTAAAGATTACTGATTAA